The sequence below is a genomic window from Humulus lupulus chromosome 3, drHumLupu1.1, whole genome shotgun sequence.
CATAAGCATCAGAAAATTCTTGCCACGAATTAGATCAAGTGCCTGCAAACAATATAAACCAACAATGTTGATCCAACTTATTATCCAGTTAAAACTAGAGATATGTGCTTATGAACTGATGTACATATATTTACTAGTAGTAGTAAGCATAAAGTGTGAACTCACATGACTAGGGGTATATGTTTTCCACTCAGAAGATCCAACAACAACATTCCAAAGCTGTAAACCACACTTTCTGGTGTCACTCTACCTGTCAACAAAGAATTGAATCGTATCATTTTTATATCATATTGCTACCAGACTAAATTCTCTCagcttcataaaaaaaatattttatactcGTCAGCCAAAGATATCATGAGGAAAATAGTATAGCAATGCTTTTTCCATCAACATAATTTTTCTTGGAATTTCCATTACTAAAGTCATGAAGAAATGGCTCTTCAGTTGCAAATATCTAACATAGTGATGCCCGTTCAATGATAATCCACATTAAAAGAACACATTATTTCACttattcaagcaaacaaaaaTACCAGTTAACTGTTTTAGCAGTTAAGCCAAGACTGTTTAGTTGTTAATAAATTTTCTTGACAGTTGATACAGTTTCTTGATAGTTATTACTGTTCTATCCAAGTTCAACACTCAATAGATTCCAATCAATGCTCTTATGGTCTTTCACTGTATTAGGCAACAAAGTTTCAATTCCCACTTCATCCAAGCATTTTGTCATCAAAGGGAATCCACAaagtcttttatttttattttttttttatcaagaagaaataATACTTCATTGAACAAACAAGCATATACACAAAGGCAAACTGCCCAAACAGAACTAATACAATCCAATCAAGAACCCACCCTCACATTACATACATTTGAAGCTTTCTTAAGAAAAGCTTCAGATGAGGGACATCTTTCCTGCTATGAACCATATACAATCTATATTTAACTAAAGTAATAATCTCTTTGGCTATACAATAAGCAGACAGTGAAAACCCATCAAAAATGCATCTATTCATATTCATCCAAATATTATAAACCACTGTAGCAAGAATCATATTCAGAGTTAAACTAAAGCTGTCATTTTTCCCAGCACTAAGTCTAACTCTCCAATCCGAGAACTTAGTGGTCCAAGCAGGAAACCCAATTTTCTTTGTTTTACTTAGTTCTTTTCCTTAGACATGTGACTTTTAAGTTGAGATatgaaatatttgataaatttTGAGGAGTCCTCTCTATCGATTGGgctttaagtttctttattaatGGTTAAGTTTTCAATACTTATACAGACAAATATACTCGAAAAGCTGCTACTGCGAGAGCGAGACTGTTTCTCTCTCATTTCATCCTCTCAATCCCTAGATTCTCTGTTTTAGTGTCACTGCTAGAATTCTGAATTGGGAACGGGAGAGATTTAGTAAGAGAGAGAATTTAATTTTGCCATGGCCAAAAGTTCCTTCAAGCTGGAGCACCACCTTGAGAGAAGGCAGGCTGAAGCTACTTGTATCAGGGAAAAATATCCAGACAGAATTCCGGTTATTGTCGAGGAGGCAGAGAGAAGTGACATACCAGACATTGACAAGAAGAAGTATTTGGTTCTGGCTGACCTGACTGTTTGGCAATTTGTTTATGTGGTTCGAAAGAGAATAAAGCTCAGTGCTGAGAAGGCCATATTTATATTTGTAAAAAACATTTTGCCACCTACTGCTGCCATGATGTCTGCTATTTATGAGGAAAACAAGGATGAAGATGGTTTTCTTTACATGACTTATAGCGGGGAGAACACATTTGGATTGTTCTGAGGGAAATCAATATGGAAAATTTGAAATGTGTAAATAAGGACTCGAAAAAGCAAGATGGAAAAATGTACATATTATCTGTTTTAGCTCATGTTTATTTTCACCTTGCTATGGGGATTGTGTTTCTTATGGTTCTCAACTGTTAATAATAGTTGTGTCtagatttcaaaaaaaagtttTCAATACTTATACTCACTTAAGGTGGTGTCTTTGGTGTTATACTTATATGAACTCCTTATTTCATGCTTTTTACTGAGTTAGGATAGAGACTGTATTTAGAATATTATTCTCATTAATTAGCTATATTGATAAAGTCTAGATATAATATTTACTAGTAGAGTCTAGATATTGTTTTTCTAAGTTTATAAATGGTGGTatatacatattgttattattataattataatatttttattgagaAATTTGTTAGCCCACACTCTTCCGTTTGGTAGATTGAGATGTTGGAGAGATTGACATTATATCCACTGGAATTttatattgaatttaaaaatgaataaataaattttaggtgattgtatattaaataaaaaaagctGTTCGAGTTCAAATGACTCGATCTCTACATCTTTTTTATCTCTTGACTTATAATCTTCATAGCTATTTCTCTTGAACATTGAACATAACAATATCTTATAATCTTCATAACAATATCTTATAATCTTCATAGATGTTTCTCTTGACTTAAAATATTGTAAAATTGCATATCAATCTAGTTTCTATCAAAGATGGGTTTTTTATCAAATCAACTACAGctatgaaaaagaaaaggatagGAGCAAAAGTAAGCAAATCAACTACAACATTCAGCCAACAATTTGTATTATCAGGGATGAGAGAAACGAACCTGAGATAGTGGGCGTGAGGCAGAGATAGATCTCTGGAAGGCGTGACTTCTTGAGGCAGAGAAAGAACTCGTGAGGcagagaagctccactctggagcgtgacttcgtgaggcggagaaagagctccactctggagcgtaTCTGCTAAAAAATAAAGATTGCTGCTCCAAAATTTCCTACACGATATATGGAAAGGACCACAAAAAAATTTAAGGGTTCAAgtaataaaaaatttcttttagttGCAGTCACCTTGCAAGCAGTATCAAACCCAAAACTTATTGGGACTTCTTTTCATTTCAAGTCACCATCAATGGTTTTTGGACACCCAATCACCTGAGTTTTCAAATTCTTTCCCCTGgttgaacaaaagaaaaaaacCAAACTGTGTTAAACAAACCAACGAAACAGCATTAAAGGCAAGACTCCTGTAACCCTGTCGAACTGTTAGATAAAGAATCCCTAAATTCTATTTGGATGGGTCCCATACACTGATACAAGCACCTACAATATAGATGGATCTATGGATTACATGAATGACATATGAAGACAAATACAGGCAATAG
It includes:
- the LOC133821347 gene encoding autophagy-related protein 8C-like, producing the protein MAKSSFKLEHHLERRQAEATCIREKYPDRIPVIVEEAERSDIPDIDKKKYLVLADLTVWQFVYVVRKRIKLSAEKAIFIFVKNILPPTAAMMSAIYEENKDEDGFLYMTYSGENTFGLF